A region of Sulfuricella denitrificans skB26 DNA encodes the following proteins:
- a CDS encoding malto-oligosyltrehalose synthase, with translation MTRSTSNTPDALVQLAAHCGIAAEYIDIWGTRHATSEQTLRALLAAMHFPAEADPAVLLRNMEEQEWGRPLPPVMVLQAGSAPAVPLSLSANRASRPHRWILTAEDGVQTTGEFLPAELPRLGEQRLGRTNFLRGELSLPPLVTPGYYRLEVEQPGREVQDQAAMTLIVTPSSCYQPEAIQGEGRVWGPTVQLYGLRSRRNWGIGDFSDLRALVDLSAEAGGGVIGVNPLHAMFPDAPDRISPYSPSSRCFVNVLYIDVEAVPEFIECDAARNLVASDLFQGRLRRLRASEQVAYEEVAAAKREVLGIVYRYFLDQHLANDSDRARTFRLFREKMGEELEFHARFEALQEHFRRENPAVWGWPAWPEEYRHPQAPAVAAFATEHADAVEFFVWLQWLADEQLAAVGRQSSRRGLGVGLYQDLAVGVNPGGSEVWAWQDAYAIGAYVGAPPDDFNLAGQDWGLPPLVPHRLREAAYAPFIDVLRANMRHCGALRIDHVMQFIRLFWVPVGMSPTQGAYVAYPLDDLLGIIALESQRNRCMVIGEDLGTVPDGFRPHLATIGVLSYRPFLFERTEDGGFKPPAEYMRQALVSVSTHDLPTLSGFWKGSDLDTRSALHLFPSDEQRNKLVVERAQDRARFLVALEREGLLPSGASIHPNTVPEMTPALMVAIHAYLAKTQAQILVVQPEDILGIIEQTNLPGSRDEQHPNWRRRLPLDLEDWRDDSRFAAIGEMLLRERGSAVVPHAEEPLPTRVAVIPRATYRLQFNREFTFAQATALAPYLAELGVSHCYASPYLKARPGSGHGYDIVDHAALNPEIGTPQEYEDFVAAFKEKGLGQIVDVVPNHMGVMGSDNAWWLDVLENGPASAWGAFFDIDWDPLNPELKGKVLLPLLGDHYGAVLNRGELRLNFDAVRGEFSVFYYQHRLPVDPASYSSIIGHRRERLEAAIGENHERYGELEALLTAFGHLPGRTDTDPARMAERQRDKEVHKRHLAALSEACSDIAHHIADNLAEFNGNPSQPASFDLLHELILVQGYRPAYWRVASDEINYRRFFDINDLAALRMEDPAVFDATHRFILDLVAQGKVEGLRIDHPDGLYDPGEYFRHLQQVVGGKPLAPGEPLPLYLVIEKILADHERLPDDWPIHGATGYRFANLVNNLFVDSSAERRMTRIYRDFSGITSDFEELAYDAKKLIMHTALSSEFNALANRLARIAAASRDTFDFTLNGLREALVEVVACFPIYRSYVAHGELSADDRRHIAWAVAVAKKRSPDADTGIYDFLESVLTTDIGCGRSASFREPLQAFAMKFQQVSSPVMAKGVEDTAFYRYHRLTSLNDVGGEPRRFGISVAAFHAATRARAMRWPHNMLATSTHDSKRSEDVRARLNVLSEIPAAWKLILKRWSRLNRGRKRLIDGIEAPSRNDEYLLYQTLIGTWPLTPPDDAGLAEYRTRIDAYMIKALREAKEHSSWVKVNADYEGAVSGFVQALLAPGEKNLFLADFVPMVQTISHHGLINALSQTLIKIASPGVPDIYQGCELWQFNLVDPDNRRPVDFAQRRELLAETRALTDAPPEQWPERLQPLLANMGDGRIKLYTLWQSLALRARWPEVFRDGSYLPLTVRGKLAIHACAFARRHGNQSLIVLVPRLPARLLGDRIALPLGVETWGDTMLELPGELAGLEWRNVLTGERHAAASHLALGQLLACFPVVLLASEEIA, from the coding sequence ATGACACGTTCCACCTCAAACACCCCGGATGCGCTGGTGCAACTCGCCGCGCACTGCGGGATCGCCGCCGAGTATATCGACATCTGGGGCACGCGCCATGCGACCTCGGAGCAAACGCTCCGCGCCCTGCTGGCCGCCATGCATTTCCCTGCCGAGGCGGACCCTGCGGTCCTGTTGAGGAATATGGAGGAACAGGAGTGGGGACGGCCTCTGCCTCCGGTCATGGTGTTGCAGGCCGGCTCGGCGCCGGCGGTGCCGCTCTCTCTGTCTGCGAACAGGGCGAGCCGCCCGCATCGCTGGATACTGACAGCGGAGGACGGCGTGCAGACGACAGGCGAGTTTCTGCCAGCCGAATTGCCTCGACTGGGTGAGCAACGTCTGGGCCGCACAAATTTCCTGCGCGGTGAACTGAGCCTGCCGCCGCTGGTAACGCCTGGCTACTACCGTCTTGAAGTCGAACAACCGGGACGCGAAGTACAAGATCAAGCAGCGATGACGCTCATCGTCACACCTTCGAGCTGTTACCAGCCTGAAGCCATACAAGGGGAAGGCCGCGTCTGGGGCCCGACGGTACAGCTCTATGGCCTGCGCTCGCGGCGCAACTGGGGAATCGGAGATTTTAGCGACCTGCGCGCCCTGGTCGATCTGTCGGCAGAAGCAGGGGGCGGCGTAATCGGGGTCAACCCCCTGCACGCCATGTTCCCGGATGCCCCTGATCGAATCAGCCCTTACAGCCCGTCCAGTCGCTGTTTCGTCAACGTCCTCTACATAGACGTGGAGGCGGTTCCGGAATTCATCGAGTGCGATGCAGCGCGCAACCTCGTCGCCTCCGATCTCTTTCAGGGCCGATTGAGGCGGCTGCGCGCCAGCGAGCAGGTCGCCTATGAGGAGGTGGCGGCGGCCAAGCGCGAGGTACTCGGCATAGTCTACCGCTACTTCCTCGACCAGCACCTCGCCAACGACAGTGACCGGGCGCGCACTTTCCGTCTGTTTCGAGAAAAAATGGGCGAAGAGCTGGAATTCCACGCGCGTTTCGAAGCCTTGCAGGAGCACTTTCGGCGCGAGAATCCCGCTGTCTGGGGCTGGCCGGCATGGCCCGAGGAATACCGCCATCCGCAAGCGCCGGCAGTGGCGGCGTTCGCGACCGAACATGCCGATGCCGTCGAGTTTTTTGTCTGGCTGCAGTGGCTCGCCGACGAGCAACTCGCTGCCGTGGGCCGGCAATCGAGTCGCCGCGGCTTGGGCGTGGGCCTCTATCAGGATCTGGCAGTGGGTGTAAATCCGGGCGGATCGGAAGTCTGGGCCTGGCAGGATGCCTACGCGATCGGCGCCTATGTCGGCGCACCGCCCGACGACTTCAATCTTGCTGGCCAGGACTGGGGCTTGCCGCCCCTGGTGCCGCATCGCTTGCGGGAGGCGGCCTACGCGCCGTTTATCGATGTGCTGCGCGCCAACATGCGCCACTGCGGCGCGCTGCGTATCGACCACGTGATGCAATTCATACGCCTGTTCTGGGTGCCTGTCGGCATGTCGCCAACACAGGGTGCCTATGTTGCCTATCCGCTGGATGATCTGCTCGGCATCATCGCGCTGGAAAGTCAGCGTAATCGCTGCATGGTCATTGGCGAGGATCTGGGCACCGTTCCCGATGGCTTCCGACCCCATCTCGCCACGATCGGCGTGCTGTCCTACCGGCCTTTCCTGTTCGAGAGGACAGAAGACGGCGGATTCAAGCCGCCAGCCGAGTACATGCGTCAGGCCCTGGTGTCGGTGAGCACCCACGATCTGCCGACGCTTAGCGGTTTCTGGAAAGGCAGCGACCTCGACACCCGTAGCGCCCTGCATCTCTTCCCCTCGGACGAACAACGCAACAAACTGGTGGTGGAGCGTGCCCAGGATCGAGCACGCTTCCTGGTGGCACTGGAGCGCGAGGGACTACTGCCCTCGGGGGCGAGCATCCATCCGAATACTGTTCCCGAGATGACGCCGGCCTTGATGGTCGCCATCCATGCTTACCTGGCGAAGACGCAGGCACAGATACTGGTGGTGCAGCCCGAAGACATTCTTGGCATTATCGAGCAGACCAACTTGCCAGGGAGCCGCGATGAGCAGCATCCTAACTGGCGGCGGCGCCTGCCCCTGGATCTGGAGGATTGGCGGGACGACAGTCGCTTCGCCGCCATCGGTGAGATGCTGCTCAGGGAGCGGGGCAGCGCGGTAGTGCCTCACGCTGAAGAACCGTTGCCAACGCGCGTGGCGGTGATACCGCGCGCCACTTACCGGCTGCAGTTCAACCGCGAGTTCACCTTCGCGCAGGCAACTGCCCTGGCGCCTTATCTCGCCGAACTGGGAGTAAGCCATTGCTACGCCTCGCCCTATCTGAAGGCGAGACCGGGTAGCGGACATGGCTACGACATCGTTGACCACGCCGCCCTCAATCCGGAAATCGGCACGCCGCAGGAATATGAGGATTTTGTTGCCGCGTTCAAGGAGAAAGGACTGGGCCAGATCGTTGACGTGGTGCCGAATCATATGGGTGTCATGGGCTCAGATAACGCCTGGTGGCTGGACGTACTGGAGAACGGCCCGGCTTCGGCCTGGGGCGCATTCTTCGACATCGACTGGGATCCACTCAATCCGGAGCTCAAGGGCAAAGTGCTGCTGCCCTTGCTGGGCGACCACTACGGCGCCGTGCTCAACCGCGGCGAACTGCGCCTGAACTTCGATGCAGTGCGCGGCGAATTCAGTGTTTTCTACTACCAGCACCGTCTGCCGGTGGACCCGGCGAGTTATTCAAGCATCATCGGCCATCGCCGTGAGCGCCTGGAGGCCGCCATCGGGGAAAACCACGAGCGCTACGGCGAGCTGGAAGCCCTGCTCACCGCCTTTGGCCACCTGCCGGGGCGCACTGACACGGACCCGGCACGCATGGCCGAGCGCCAGCGCGACAAGGAAGTGCATAAGCGCCACCTCGCCGCGTTGAGCGAAGCTTGTTCCGATATCGCTCATCACATCGCCGACAATCTCGCGGAATTCAATGGCAACCCCAGCCAGCCAGCCAGCTTCGACCTGTTGCACGAGCTGATCCTGGTCCAGGGATACCGCCCTGCCTACTGGCGTGTCGCCTCCGACGAGATCAACTACCGGCGTTTCTTCGACATCAACGACCTCGCCGCGCTACGCATGGAAGACCCGGCGGTATTCGACGCCACTCACCGTTTCATTCTCGATCTCGTCGCCCAGGGCAAAGTCGAGGGGCTACGCATCGACCATCCCGATGGGCTTTACGATCCGGGCGAGTACTTCCGTCACCTGCAGCAGGTCGTCGGCGGCAAGCCCCTTGCGCCGGGCGAGCCGCTGCCGCTGTACCTGGTGATCGAGAAAATCCTCGCCGATCACGAGCGCCTGCCGGACGACTGGCCGATCCACGGTGCAACCGGCTACCGCTTCGCCAACTTGGTCAACAATCTGTTCGTCGACAGTTCCGCCGAACGGCGCATGACGCGTATCTACCGCGACTTCAGCGGCATAACCAGCGACTTCGAAGAGCTGGCCTACGACGCCAAGAAGCTGATCATGCACACCGCCCTGTCGAGCGAGTTCAACGCCCTCGCCAACCGCCTGGCACGCATTGCCGCCGCCAGCCGGGACACCTTCGACTTCACCCTCAACGGGCTACGCGAGGCGCTGGTAGAAGTGGTGGCCTGTTTCCCGATCTATCGCAGCTACGTCGCCCACGGCGAACTGTCCGCCGACGACCGCCGCCACATTGCCTGGGCGGTGGCGGTGGCCAAGAAGCGCAGCCCGGATGCCGACACTGGCATCTACGATTTCCTCGAAAGCGTACTGACCACCGATATCGGCTGCGGCCGCAGCGCCTCGTTCCGCGAGCCATTGCAGGCTTTCGCCATGAAGTTCCAGCAGGTCTCTTCTCCAGTCATGGCCAAGGGCGTCGAGGACACGGCCTTTTACCGCTACCACCGCCTGACATCGCTCAACGACGTTGGCGGCGAGCCACGTCGCTTCGGCATTTCAGTGGCGGCCTTCCACGCCGCAACGCGTGCTCGCGCCATGCGCTGGCCGCACAACATGCTGGCTACCTCCACCCACGACAGCAAGCGCTCCGAGGACGTGCGCGCCCGACTCAACGTACTCTCCGAGATACCGGCGGCGTGGAAGCTGATACTTAAGCGCTGGAGCCGCCTCAACCGCGGCCGCAAACGCCTGATCGACGGCATCGAGGCGCCATCCCGCAACGACGAGTATCTGCTCTACCAGACCCTGATCGGCACTTGGCCGCTGACCCCGCCCGACGATGCGGGGCTGGCCGAATACCGGACGCGCATCGACGCCTACATGATCAAGGCGCTGCGCGAGGCCAAGGAACACAGCAGCTGGGTCAAGGTCAATGCCGACTACGAGGGCGCGGTGAGTGGCTTTGTCCAGGCTCTGCTGGCGCCAGGCGAGAAAAACCTGTTCTTGGCCGACTTCGTGCCGATGGTGCAGACCATCTCCCACCATGGCCTGATCAACGCGCTTTCCCAGACGCTGATCAAGATCGCCTCACCGGGTGTGCCCGACATCTACCAGGGTTGCGAGTTGTGGCAGTTCAATCTGGTCGACCCGGATAACCGTCGCCCGGTGGACTTCGCGCAGCGCCGCGAACTGCTCGCGGAAACGCGGGCGCTGACAGACGCGCCGCCGGAACAGTGGCCGGAGCGCCTGCAGCCACTGCTGGCGAACATGGGGGACGGCCGCATCAAGCTGTATACCCTGTGGCAAAGCCTGGCCCTGCGAGCACGCTGGCCAGAGGTGTTTCGCGATGGCAGCTACCTGCCCCTGACAGTGCGCGGCAAACTCGCCATCCATGCCTGCGCCTTTGCCCGGCGCCACGGAAATCAATCCCTGATTGTCCTGGTGCCGCGTCTGCCGGCCCGCCTGCTGGGCGACCGCATCGCTCTGCCTTTGGGAGTCGAAACCTGGGGCGACACGATGCTGGAGCTGCCCGGCGAGCTAGCCGGTCTGGAATGGCGCAACGTCCTCACCGGCGAACGCCATGCAGCAGCCAGCCACCTTGCACTGGGTCAGTTGCTGGCCTGCTTTCCGGTGGTTTTGCTGGCGTCCGAGGAGATCGCATGA